ATACTCCGCGTTGATTCCCGGCCTGAACGCGAAGAAGTACGACTTCGTGCTGGCCCCGACCACGGCCACCCCGGAACGCGCCAAATCGCTGCTGTTTTCCGAAGGCTATCTGAACACGGACTACACCTTCCTGGTCGCCCGCGGCAAGCCGGACATTACCGGCCTGCAGGACCTCAAGGGCAAGACCCTGGCGGTCAACAAGGGCTCGGCCTATGAAAGCTGGGCGCACGACAACGCGGAAAAATACGGCTTCAAGTACGACGTATACGCCACCAACGCCGATGCGGTGCAGGCCGTGCAGTCGGGCCGCGCCGATGCCAACCTGGCGGGCAACACCGTCAGCGCCTGGGCGGCCAAGCAGAATCCCGCCGTCAAGACTACCTACACCATCCAGACCGGCCTGGTCTGGGCCCTGGCCTTCCGCAAAGACGACAAGGCCGGCCGCGACCGCATCTCCACCGCCCTGAAATGCCTGAAGCAAAACGGCACGGTGTCGAAGTTGGCGCAGAAGTGGTTCGGCTTCACGCCGGCGCCCGGATCGGCCGCCGCCACGGTGGGCGTCGGCCAGGGCGTGCCGGGCCTGGAAGGCTACGACCCCACGCCCGTCAAGCTTCAATGCCAGGGATGAAGGGTTCATTCCCGAATCGCCGCGCGCTGCCCCGCTCGAAGGGCGGCGGCGCTGGCGACGCGGCGGCGCCGGATGCGCGGCCCCGCTCCGGCGGCACCTGTTTCTTGCGACGCGCATGATGTGTCGCGCAATGGATTACTGATATGGAACGTCCCATCCTGCGGATCGTCGGCCTGCACAAGTCCTATGGTGCGAACGCCGTCCTGAAAGGCATCGACCTGGAGGTGCGCCGCGGCGAACTGGTTTTCGTGATCGGGCCGTCGGGTTCCGGCAAAAGCAGCCTGCTGCGCTGCTGCAACCAGCTGGAAACGGCCAGCGCCGGGCAGATCGTGGTGGACGGGGACGAAATCACCGCCCATGGGGCCGACCTGAACCGCATCCGGCAGAACATCGGCATGGTGTTCCAGCAATTCAACCTGTACCGCCACATGACGGTGCTGGGCAATGTCACCCTGGCCCTGCGCAAGGTGCAGAAGCTGGACCGCGCGGAAGCGAACCGGCGTGGCCTGGAGGCACTGCGCCGGGTAGGCCTGGCCGAGCGTGGCGATGCCTATCCGGACCAGTTGTCGGGCGGCCAGCAACAGCGCGTCGGCATCGCCCGCGCCCTGGCGCTGCGCCCCAGGATCGTGCTGTTCGACGAGCCCACCAGCGCCCTGGATCCCGAATTGGTGGGCGAGGTGTTGAATGTCATGCGCGAACTCAAGCGCGACGGCATGACCATGGTCGTGGTCAGCCACGAAATGGCCTTTGCCCGCGCCGCCGCCGACCGCGTCATCTTCATGGACGGCGGCGTGATCGTGGAGCAAGGCCCGCCCGAACAGGTTTTCGGGGCGCCCACCCATCCCCGCACGCGCAGCTTTCTGTCGCACCTCTCCGATCCCGGCGGCCACGGCACCGAAGCGCGGGTTGCCTGAAGGTCCGACGCACGCACCGCTTATGAAAATACCGCCCACGCAAGCGCTCGCGATGCCGGCGCCTTCCATGGAGGCGCCGCCATGGATCTGAAAGCGCTCGCCTTCTCGTTCTTCAATGCCGACGTCGCGTGGCGATACCTGCCCGAGATCCTGGCCGGCATGTGGGTCACGCTGCAGCTCGGCGTCGCCGTGGCGATCAGCGGACTCGCGCTGGGTTTTGTCCTGGCCATGCTGCGCGCGCTGCACCTGCGCGCGCTGAACGCCGCGATCATCTGCTTCGCCGATATCCTGCGCGCCCTGCCGCCGCTGGTGGTCATCATGGTGCTGTTCTTCGCCTTTCCCTATATCGACCTGTCGATGTCGGCCTTCACCGCCACCTGGCTGTCGCTGACGC
Above is a genomic segment from Bordetella genomosp. 11 containing:
- a CDS encoding transporter substrate-binding domain-containing protein — encoded protein: MTRTRLRLSLAARLGGLLLSACAATAWGAQPLVTGVDATFAPHAMPKLGGGLQGFNIDLGEALAKQLGTTVRIEGTEYSALIPGLNAKKYDFVLAPTTATPERAKSLLFSEGYLNTDYTFLVARGKPDITGLQDLKGKTLAVNKGSAYESWAHDNAEKYGFKYDVYATNADAVQAVQSGRADANLAGNTVSAWAAKQNPAVKTTYTIQTGLVWALAFRKDDKAGRDRISTALKCLKQNGTVSKLAQKWFGFTPAPGSAAATVGVGQGVPGLEGYDPTPVKLQCQG
- a CDS encoding amino acid ABC transporter ATP-binding protein, giving the protein MERPILRIVGLHKSYGANAVLKGIDLEVRRGELVFVIGPSGSGKSSLLRCCNQLETASAGQIVVDGDEITAHGADLNRIRQNIGMVFQQFNLYRHMTVLGNVTLALRKVQKLDRAEANRRGLEALRRVGLAERGDAYPDQLSGGQQQRVGIARALALRPRIVLFDEPTSALDPELVGEVLNVMRELKRDGMTMVVVSHEMAFARAAADRVIFMDGGVIVEQGPPEQVFGAPTHPRTRSFLSHLSDPGGHGTEARVA